A window of Neisseria canis contains these coding sequences:
- a CDS encoding hemolysin family protein has protein sequence MSILEAVFILLLLVLISGFVSSAELALASSRKIKLQVMAKEGDVRALDVLNMQEHPGSFITVVQIGLNAVAVFGGTVGEAAVRPFLSNLLAGTGLETAASVLAFVFVTSVFILFADLMPKRFAMINPERVAVRVVRPVMLLIFVLKPLIFLFDGMANLIFKLLKISTVRSDGLTSEDIYAVVDAGAQAGVLKQQEHYLIENIFDMQERTVTSTMSAREYLVYVDKSDDNETVLKKMDETPHSKILVCNGGLEKVIGYIESHTFLTHYLKEPNINLTDRRVLRKALFIPDTLSLYEVLETFKNAGEDFAVIINEYALVVGVITLKDVMSIVMGDLVATEEEPQIIRRNETSWLIDGATPLEDVMRALDIAAFPHSENYETLSGFMMYSLRKVPKRTDFVVFDKYKFEIIDTDNLKIDQLLVSLHQDALEKKD, from the coding sequence ATGAGCATTCTTGAAGCCGTTTTCATTTTATTGCTGCTGGTGCTGATTAGCGGTTTTGTATCCTCCGCAGAGTTGGCCTTAGCCTCTTCCCGTAAAATCAAATTGCAAGTGATGGCAAAAGAAGGCGACGTGCGTGCACTTGATGTTTTGAACATGCAGGAGCACCCCGGTAGTTTTATTACGGTGGTGCAAATCGGTTTGAACGCGGTGGCGGTATTTGGCGGTACGGTCGGCGAGGCGGCGGTGCGGCCGTTTTTGAGCAATCTGTTGGCCGGCACCGGCTTGGAAACGGCGGCTTCGGTGCTGGCATTTGTTTTTGTGACCAGCGTGTTTATTCTGTTTGCAGACCTGATGCCCAAACGCTTTGCCATGATTAACCCCGAACGGGTGGCCGTGCGGGTGGTGCGGCCGGTGATGCTGCTGATTTTCGTGCTTAAGCCCTTGATTTTCCTGTTTGACGGCATGGCCAATTTGATTTTCAAATTGCTGAAAATTTCCACCGTGCGCAGCGACGGGCTGACTTCGGAAGACATTTACGCCGTGGTGGATGCCGGTGCGCAGGCGGGCGTGTTGAAGCAGCAGGAACACTATCTGATTGAAAACATTTTCGATATGCAGGAGCGTACGGTCACTTCCACTATGAGCGCGCGTGAATATTTGGTTTATGTGGACAAAAGCGACGACAACGAAACCGTGCTGAAAAAAATGGATGAAACGCCGCATTCCAAAATTTTAGTGTGCAACGGCGGGCTGGAAAAAGTGATCGGCTATATCGAATCGCACACGTTTCTCACCCATTATCTGAAAGAGCCAAACATCAACCTAACCGACCGCCGCGTATTGCGTAAGGCTTTGTTTATTCCCGATACTTTGTCGCTTTACGAAGTGTTGGAAACCTTCAAAAACGCCGGCGAAGACTTTGCCGTGATCATCAACGAATACGCCCTCGTGGTCGGCGTGATTACGCTGAAAGACGTGATGAGCATTGTGATGGGCGATTTGGTGGCAACCGAAGAAGAGCCGCAAATTATCCGCCGCAACGAAACCTCTTGGCTGATCGACGGCGCAACGCCGCTGGAAGACGTGATGCGCGCGCTCGACATCGCCGCTTTCCCCCATTCGGAAAACTACGAAACCCTCAGCGGCTTTATGATGTATTCGTTGCGCAAAGTGCCCAAGAGAACCGATTTCGTGGTGTTCGACAAATACAAGTTTGAAATTATCGACACGGATAATCTGAAAATCGACCAGCTTTTGGTTTCGCTTCATCAGGATGCGCTTGAAAAGAAAGACTAA
- a CDS encoding PepSY domain-containing protein → MKKILLTLTLIGFSAGALADNHIERQIYQDSAYEKNRAKAVNMLEKRGYKVVDIDPDDHMGQPAFDVEAFKGNQEYDIKLSYPDLRILKEKLDRH, encoded by the coding sequence ATGAAAAAAATACTGCTTACCCTAACCCTGATTGGTTTTTCAGCAGGCGCTCTTGCCGATAACCATATTGAGCGTCAAATCTACCAAGATTCGGCCTATGAAAAAAACCGCGCCAAAGCCGTAAACATGTTGGAAAAACGCGGCTATAAAGTGGTGGATATCGACCCCGACGACCACATGGGCCAACCCGCTTTCGATGTGGAAGCATTCAAAGGCAACCAAGAATACGACATTAAATTGTCTTATCCTGATTTGCGCATTCTGAAAGAAAAACTGGATCGCCACTAA
- the bioB gene encoding biotin synthase BioB, which translates to MSVSPIALRRKTERKPHATAQYWRKCQVEELFEMPFLDLVYKAAEIHREHFNPQEIQLSTLLSIKTGGCPEDCEYCPQSAHYNTGLEKAKMMDVEEILEKAKIAKSRGASRFCMGAAWRGPKPKDVETVSEIIKAVKGLGLETCGTFGMLEDGMAEDLKNAGLDYYNHNLDTDPDRYNDIIHTRQHEDRMDTLGKVRGAGLKVCCGGIVGMNETRPERAGLIASLANLDPQPESVPINQLVKVEGTPLADAEDLDWTEFVRTIAVARITMPKSYVRLSAGRSNMPEAMQAMCFMAGANSIFYGDKLLTTENPEEDGDRVLMEKLDLYPLGCGAAQTQAEEAGGQGIRVES; encoded by the coding sequence ATGAGCGTATCTCCTATCGCCTTGCGCCGCAAAACCGAGCGCAAGCCGCATGCCACCGCCCAATACTGGCGCAAATGCCAGGTTGAAGAGCTGTTTGAAATGCCTTTTCTCGATTTGGTTTATAAAGCTGCCGAAATCCACCGCGAGCATTTCAACCCGCAAGAAATCCAACTTTCCACCCTGCTTTCCATCAAAACCGGCGGCTGCCCCGAAGATTGCGAATACTGCCCGCAATCGGCGCACTACAACACCGGCCTCGAAAAAGCCAAAATGATGGACGTGGAAGAAATCCTCGAAAAAGCCAAAATCGCCAAATCGCGCGGCGCCAGCCGTTTCTGCATGGGCGCGGCGTGGCGCGGCCCGAAACCGAAAGACGTAGAAACCGTGTCGGAAATCATCAAAGCCGTCAAAGGCTTGGGTTTGGAAACCTGCGGCACTTTCGGTATGCTTGAAGACGGCATGGCCGAAGATTTGAAAAACGCCGGTCTCGACTACTACAACCACAACCTCGACACCGACCCCGACCGCTACAACGACATCATCCACACCCGCCAGCACGAAGACCGCATGGACACGCTGGGCAAAGTGCGCGGCGCAGGCTTGAAAGTGTGCTGCGGCGGCATCGTGGGCATGAACGAAACCCGCCCCGAACGCGCCGGCTTAATCGCCAGCCTCGCCAACCTCGACCCACAGCCCGAAAGTGTGCCGATTAACCAATTGGTGAAAGTGGAAGGCACGCCGCTCGCAGATGCCGAAGATTTGGACTGGACGGAATTCGTGCGCACCATCGCTGTCGCCCGTATCACCATGCCGAAAAGCTACGTCCGCCTGTCGGCCGGCCGCAGCAATATGCCCGAAGCCATGCAGGCCATGTGTTTTATGGCGGGCGCGAACTCGATTTTCTACGGCGACAAACTGCTGACCACCGAAAATCCCGAAGAAGACGGCGACCGCGTGTTGATGGAAAAACTGGATCTGTATCCGCTCGGATGCGGGGCTGCCCAAACTCAGGCGGAAGAAGCGGGCGGGCAAGGCATCCGTGTAGAATCGTGA
- a CDS encoding alpha/beta hydrolase, which translates to MKPGDLEDLTLFLIRDADEPAMWIDRWAVSYPIVETAGCSASQTVAEQEKHVAAAFGQIRSENVMVVAHGAGAAAFMAWYGTVGVLVQRRIKGIILAAPSQNACRHDAVRHVRLMCSKVALVIGGDDEHCPRDWAAEQASLWGARLLESPHQGHLNGALGGWQWGMKLMQEMLLA; encoded by the coding sequence ATGAAACCGGGTGATTTAGAAGACTTAACCCTATTCTTGATACGCGATGCGGACGAACCTGCCATGTGGATAGACCGCTGGGCGGTCAGCTATCCGATTGTGGAAACGGCCGGATGCAGCGCTTCGCAAACTGTGGCTGAGCAGGAAAAGCATGTGGCCGCAGCATTCGGGCAGATCCGCAGCGAAAACGTGATGGTGGTGGCGCACGGCGCGGGTGCGGCAGCGTTTATGGCTTGGTACGGCACCGTCGGCGTTTTGGTGCAGCGCCGCATCAAAGGCATTATCTTGGCCGCACCCTCACAAAACGCCTGCCGCCACGATGCCGTGCGCCATGTGCGGCTGATGTGCAGCAAAGTCGCTTTGGTTATCGGCGGGGATGACGAACATTGCCCGCGCGACTGGGCGGCCGAACAGGCTTCGCTTTGGGGCGCGCGCCTGCTGGAGTCGCCGCATCAGGGGCATTTAAACGGCGCGCTCGGCGGCTGGCAGTGGGGCATGAAGCTGATGCAGGAAATGCTGTTGGCCTAA
- a CDS encoding DUF1737 domain-containing protein yields the protein MKVYRMLTGPDDAVFCRRVTEALQHGWDLYGSPTMTHTPDGVQVGQAVVKDVEGVYDPDKPLHEY from the coding sequence ATGAAAGTTTACCGTATGCTTACCGGCCCGGACGATGCCGTGTTTTGCCGCCGCGTAACCGAAGCCTTGCAGCACGGCTGGGATTTATACGGCAGCCCGACCATGACCCACACGCCCGACGGCGTGCAGGTGGGGCAGGCCGTAGTAAAAGATGTGGAAGGTGTTTACGACCCCGACAAACCTCTGCATGAATACTGA
- a CDS encoding phosphatidate cytidylyltransferase, with protein MKLTLLAALLSLSLSLANAAKSEHHQTSEADDFHDIFSVLASEENGRVILAPCSSPASDWVAVFKQPEDEAKVRALIKKLPPRSPHHSRANFWLRVAADSPEIKESSRNFPSDRFVVYRIDNIVENDSCFLMDYLDAVSKNAQPRKP; from the coding sequence ATGAAACTCACTCTACTGGCCGCATTATTATCGCTGTCTTTATCACTGGCAAACGCAGCAAAATCCGAACACCATCAAACCTCCGAAGCAGATGATTTCCATGATATTTTCTCCGTTTTGGCTTCCGAAGAAAACGGCCGGGTCATTCTGGCGCCCTGCTCTTCACCCGCTTCCGACTGGGTTGCGGTGTTCAAACAACCGGAAGACGAAGCAAAAGTCCGCGCTTTGATAAAAAAGCTGCCGCCCCGCTCCCCGCACCATTCCCGCGCGAATTTCTGGCTGAGGGTGGCCGCGGATTCTCCGGAAATCAAAGAAAGCAGCCGCAATTTCCCATCCGACCGCTTCGTTGTGTACCGCATTGACAATATTGTTGAAAACGACAGCTGCTTCCTTATGGATTATCTTGATGCGGTCTCTAAAAATGCGCAGCCGCGCAAACCTTGA
- a CDS encoding exodeoxyribonuclease III, with amino-acid sequence MLKIISANVNGIRSAYKKGFHEYIAASGADIVCVQELKAQEPDLSDDMKNPHGMHGVWHCAEKRGYSGVAVYSKQRPDNVQIGMGIEEFDSEGRFVRADFGELSVISLYLPSGTSAPERQELKYRFLDAFYPMLAEMKAEGRDIVVCGDWNIAHQNIDLKNWKGNQKNSGFLPEERAWIGKVIAELGWVDMWRTLYPEVPGYTWWSNRGQAYAKDVGWRIDYHMVTSDLAAKAVQAHVYKEEKFSDHAPLVVEYDYSI; translated from the coding sequence ATGTTGAAAATCATCTCAGCCAACGTTAACGGCATCCGCTCCGCCTATAAAAAAGGCTTTCACGAATACATCGCTGCGTCGGGTGCCGACATTGTGTGCGTGCAGGAATTGAAAGCCCAAGAGCCGGATTTGTCGGACGATATGAAAAATCCGCACGGTATGCACGGCGTATGGCATTGCGCCGAAAAACGCGGTTACAGCGGCGTGGCGGTGTACAGCAAGCAACGCCCCGACAATGTGCAAATCGGCATGGGCATTGAAGAATTCGACAGCGAAGGCCGTTTCGTGCGTGCCGATTTCGGCGAATTGAGTGTGATTTCGCTGTATCTGCCCAGCGGCACCAGCGCGCCTGAACGCCAAGAGTTGAAATACCGTTTTTTAGACGCGTTTTACCCCATGCTGGCGGAAATGAAAGCGGAAGGCCGCGATATTGTGGTGTGCGGTGATTGGAATATCGCCCATCAAAACATCGATTTGAAAAACTGGAAGGGCAATCAGAAAAATTCGGGCTTTCTGCCGGAAGAACGTGCATGGATAGGAAAAGTGATTGCCGAATTGGGCTGGGTGGACATGTGGCGCACACTGTATCCCGAAGTGCCCGGCTACACTTGGTGGAGCAACCGCGGACAGGCGTATGCAAAGGATGTGGGGTGGCGTATCGACTACCACATGGTCACGTCCGATCTGGCGGCCAAAGCGGTGCAGGCGCATGTGTATAAAGAAGAAAAATTCTCCGACCATGCGCCGCTGGTGGTGGAATACGATTATTCGATCTGA
- a CDS encoding type II toxin-antitoxin system RelB/DinJ family antitoxin, translated as MAANALVSVRINEDVKNQASAVLAGAGLTISDVIRMTLTKIATEQRFSFDYQPNAETARVLTAMQNGTETLHRADSVEALMERLNESD; from the coding sequence ATGGCTGCCAATGCACTTGTGAGCGTACGCATCAACGAAGATGTGAAAAACCAAGCCAGCGCAGTATTGGCCGGTGCGGGTTTGACCATCTCCGACGTCATCCGCATGACGCTGACCAAAATCGCCACCGAGCAACGCTTCAGCTTCGACTACCAACCCAACGCCGAAACCGCACGCGTTTTAACTGCCATGCAAAACGGCACGGAAACCCTGCATCGCGCCGACAGTGTGGAAGCATTGATGGAACGGCTGAATGAAAGCGATTGA
- a CDS encoding type II toxin-antitoxin system RelE/ParE family toxin has product MKAIEFSNAFKRDFKKYPALALSTRWIEALYCICSEQTLPPKFCDHALTGNWHGFRDCHIEPDLVLIYRHTENTVELARIGTHSALFG; this is encoded by the coding sequence ATGAAAGCGATTGAGTTCAGTAACGCATTCAAACGCGATTTCAAAAAATATCCTGCGCTGGCGCTGTCAACGCGCTGGATTGAAGCACTCTACTGTATATGCAGCGAACAAACTCTGCCGCCTAAATTTTGCGACCACGCACTCACGGGCAACTGGCACGGCTTTCGCGACTGCCACATCGAGCCTGATTTGGTGCTGATTTACCGCCATACGGAAAACACAGTCGAACTGGCACGAATCGGCACGCACTCCGCGCTGTTCGGCTAA
- a CDS encoding TonB-dependent receptor plug domain-containing protein has protein sequence MGKTKIALGVSLAFLSQGAWADGPEDNVVEVDAVIVKDEPYAAQSEGNIWGQERIAATPKGNGTINDLLRTSPGVQFSNTEGTADSVGEIAPPNISFHGEKFYNNRFAIDGVSNDSNLNPAHNGSDTQLDADTVNSHTVGSLPAGHPQAFWISPSLVENIKVKDSNISARYGRFTGGVVDADLIKTNREKAFGSLSYRTTRHTWTHHYIDPLYADEYREAQSPNTQPKFTKHESTLTVNQPVGKDSAVLFSYSRQRSSIPFFHQHLKQSTKQRRLAETFLLRGAHRIDDDNNLSATVMYSPHYATYHPANYKDGRFTNSGGGWRFDLDWERYAGFGRMQTKLSYRSTEEKTAYDQDNLYRYSDDTPSINWTTHPEVDEAAVGGIGTSRSFGKHINLQQHFEFNEADWRGWKHRFNAGWEAEYADKGFERKKPTIIYSGSRKTDRKDCTECIPGEQFFTSYAYNYPANIKVGTHNLSLYLEDDIEKGNLRLKPGIRLDYNGFLKNTDIAPRFAFDYRLPLKAAKLHVFGGANRYYGSEMLTYKLRSAHVFQRNFDRFEIDDPWTSRELKEPRYDGSDLKTPYSNEWNLGLRQHIGNSEWQLKWVRRNSRNQFLTKEKTDESGQTYRVLANTGRADNDTFSFSAGLNRPWTLGPTLLSWRAGADYNKRRSNQIGTFQRYDWSEWNVKKVLVDGKLKDPDNLPAMDFNQPWNAFIETELAVPKWSFTWTQRWRYSPGTVEYTQENIRCTPERARLCQGYVGNLSKFDQIKYNSALMADWHFSWAKPLAKTKKVEVNLDVLNVFNRKIVGKKVYTPEWQEKKRDVSYKIGRQFWLGAKYSW, from the coding sequence ATGGGAAAAACCAAAATTGCTTTAGGGGTGTCTTTGGCTTTTTTGTCGCAAGGTGCTTGGGCGGACGGGCCGGAAGATAATGTGGTAGAGGTAGATGCGGTTATTGTGAAAGACGAGCCTTATGCGGCTCAGTCTGAAGGCAATATATGGGGTCAAGAGAGAATCGCCGCTACGCCTAAGGGCAACGGCACCATCAATGATTTGTTGCGTACCAGCCCGGGCGTGCAGTTTTCCAATACCGAAGGCACGGCCGACAGTGTGGGAGAAATTGCGCCGCCGAATATTTCGTTTCACGGCGAGAAATTTTACAACAACCGTTTTGCAATAGACGGAGTGAGCAACGACAGCAATCTCAACCCCGCGCACAACGGCTCCGATACGCAGTTGGATGCGGATACGGTGAATTCGCACACGGTGGGCTCGCTGCCCGCAGGCCATCCGCAGGCGTTTTGGATTAGCCCTTCGCTGGTGGAAAACATTAAGGTGAAAGACAGCAATATTTCCGCCCGCTACGGCCGCTTTACCGGCGGCGTGGTCGATGCCGATTTAATCAAGACAAACAGAGAAAAAGCATTCGGCAGCCTGTCGTACCGCACCACGCGCCATACTTGGACGCATCATTATATCGACCCGCTGTATGCCGACGAATACCGCGAGGCGCAGTCGCCCAATACTCAGCCGAAATTTACCAAGCATGAATCCACTCTCACGGTAAACCAACCTGTCGGCAAAGATTCGGCGGTGCTGTTTTCGTACAGCCGCCAGCGCTCTTCGATTCCTTTTTTCCATCAGCATCTGAAACAATCGACCAAGCAAAGGCGTTTGGCCGAAACCTTTTTGTTGCGGGGCGCGCACCGTATCGACGACGATAACAATCTGTCGGCAACGGTGATGTATTCGCCGCATTATGCCACTTACCATCCGGCCAACTATAAAGACGGCCGCTTTACCAACAGCGGCGGCGGTTGGCGTTTTGATTTGGATTGGGAACGCTACGCCGGTTTCGGCAGGATGCAGACCAAATTGAGCTACCGCAGCACCGAAGAAAAAACCGCTTACGACCAAGACAATTTATACCGCTACAGCGACGACACGCCGTCGATAAACTGGACAACCCATCCCGAAGTGGATGAAGCGGCCGTGGGCGGCATCGGCACCAGCCGTTCGTTTGGCAAACACATCAATCTGCAACAGCATTTCGAGTTTAACGAAGCGGATTGGCGCGGTTGGAAGCACCGCTTCAACGCAGGTTGGGAGGCGGAATATGCCGATAAAGGCTTCGAGCGCAAAAAGCCCACCATTATTTACAGCGGCTCACGAAAAACCGACCGTAAGGATTGCACCGAATGTATTCCGGGCGAACAGTTCTTTACCAGCTATGCCTACAACTATCCGGCCAACATCAAAGTAGGCACGCATAATCTCTCCCTTTATCTTGAAGACGATATCGAAAAAGGCAATCTGCGTTTGAAGCCGGGTATCCGCTTGGATTACAACGGCTTTCTGAAAAATACCGACATCGCACCGCGGTTTGCATTCGATTACCGCCTGCCGTTGAAAGCGGCCAAACTGCATGTGTTCGGCGGAGCCAACCGTTATTACGGCAGCGAAATGCTGACCTACAAATTACGCAGCGCACATGTGTTCCAACGCAATTTCGACCGCTTCGAGATAGATGACCCGTGGACATCGCGCGAGTTGAAAGAACCGCGTTACGACGGCAGCGATTTGAAAACGCCGTACAGCAACGAATGGAATTTGGGTCTGCGCCAGCATATCGGCAACAGCGAATGGCAGTTGAAATGGGTGCGCCGCAACAGCCGCAACCAGTTTTTAACCAAAGAAAAAACCGATGAAAGCGGCCAAACCTACCGCGTGCTGGCCAATACCGGCCGTGCCGACAACGACACCTTCAGCTTTTCCGCCGGCCTGAACCGCCCGTGGACGCTCGGCCCGACCCTGCTCAGTTGGCGGGCGGGTGCCGATTACAACAAACGCCGCTCCAACCAAATCGGCACGTTCCAACGCTACGACTGGAGCGAATGGAACGTGAAAAAAGTATTGGTAGACGGCAAGCTGAAAGATCCCGACAACCTGCCCGCAATGGATTTCAACCAGCCGTGGAACGCCTTTATCGAAACCGAACTCGCCGTGCCCAAATGGTCTTTCACCTGGACGCAACGCTGGCGTTATTCGCCCGGCACGGTGGAATACACGCAGGAAAACATCCGCTGCACCCCCGAACGCGCGCGGCTGTGCCAAGGCTATGTAGGCAACCTGAGCAAGTTCGACCAAATCAAATACAATTCCGCGCTGATGGCAGACTGGCATTTCTCGTGGGCAAAACCGCTGGCGAAAACGAAAAAGGTGGAAGTGAATTTGGACGTGTTGAACGTGTTTAACCGCAAAATCGTCGGCAAAAAAGTTTATACCCCCGAATGGCAGGAGAAAAAACGCGACGTGTCGTATAAAATCGGCCGCCAATTCTGGCTGGGGGCGAAATATTCTTGGTAA
- a CDS encoding chromate transporter: MSKQPKSRAALAGVNAAVVGLLLAALYQPVWVSAVHTSMDFALALPAFCALMFWKVPVWLVVLLAGFAGMYLV, translated from the coding sequence TTGAGCAAACAACCAAAATCACGAGCAGCTTTGGCCGGAGTAAATGCCGCAGTAGTGGGCTTGCTGCTGGCTGCTTTGTACCAACCTGTTTGGGTCAGCGCAGTTCATACCTCTATGGATTTTGCTTTGGCCTTGCCTGCTTTTTGCGCATTGATGTTTTGGAAAGTGCCGGTGTGGTTAGTCGTATTGCTAGCCGGTTTTGCCGGCATGTATTTGGTTTGA
- a CDS encoding chromate transporter, whose amino-acid sequence MTEIGHFCDSFQQKNKVDYSRRRQAVTGYAKQRKEFTALAIGNQHIFNTRQQAVDSTDSAGLILLLLQQLTKSFSLSQAVVLPLLQAQTVPLWLSNDTFLAGYGAAQAVPGPLFTFAAFLGHGSKRPARRHGGFGFYFHSFFFTGVRITAFLE is encoded by the coding sequence TTGACGGAAATCGGACATTTTTGTGATTCTTTCCAGCAGAAAAATAAAGTGGATTATAGCCGAAGGCGGCAAGCTGTAACAGGTTACGCGAAACAAAGAAAAGAGTTCACGGCTCTAGCTATAGGTAATCAACACATTTTTAATACGAGGCAGCAAGCCGTAGACAGTACAGATAGTGCGGGACTGATTTTGTTGTTGCTTCAGCAGCTTACAAAATCGTTCTCTTTGAGCCAGGCTGTCGTGCTGCCGCTATTACAGGCGCAGACTGTGCCGCTTTGGTTAAGCAACGACACGTTTCTTGCCGGTTATGGTGCAGCACAAGCCGTGCCCGGGCCGCTGTTTACCTTTGCCGCTTTTCTCGGGCACGGCAGCAAACGGCCTGCAAGGCGGCATGGTGGCTTTGGTTTCTATTTTCATTCCTTCTTTTTTACTGGTGTTCGGATTACTGCCTTTTTGGAATAG
- the pyrE gene encoding orotate phosphoribosyltransferase, with protein sequence MSDFRQDFLKFALAQNVLKFGEFTTKAGRQSPYFFNAGLFNDGASTLALAKFYAQAIIESKVEFDMLFGPAYKGIILAAATAMMLSEKGVNVPFAYNRKEAKDHGEGGVLVGAPLKGRVLIIDDVISAGTSVRESVKLIETEGATPAAVAIALDRMEKGTGELSAVQEVEQQYGLPVVSIANLRDLLSLLENDADFQQYLAPVQAYRERYGVI encoded by the coding sequence ATGTCCGATTTCCGTCAAGATTTCCTGAAATTCGCCTTAGCCCAAAACGTATTGAAATTTGGCGAATTCACCACCAAAGCAGGCCGTCAGTCGCCTTATTTTTTTAATGCCGGTTTGTTTAACGACGGCGCGTCCACTTTGGCGTTGGCCAAATTTTATGCACAGGCGATTATCGAGAGCAAAGTCGAATTCGATATGCTGTTCGGCCCTGCTTACAAAGGCATTATTCTGGCGGCTGCCACCGCTATGATGCTGTCCGAAAAAGGCGTGAACGTGCCGTTTGCCTACAACCGCAAAGAAGCGAAAGACCACGGCGAGGGCGGCGTGTTGGTCGGTGCGCCGCTCAAAGGCCGCGTGTTGATCATCGACGATGTGATTTCGGCCGGCACGTCGGTGCGCGAATCGGTTAAGCTGATTGAGACGGAAGGCGCAACACCCGCCGCCGTTGCGATTGCACTTGACCGCATGGAAAAAGGCACGGGCGAACTTTCCGCCGTGCAGGAAGTGGAGCAGCAATACGGCTTGCCCGTTGTATCCATCGCCAACCTGCGCGACCTGCTCTCGCTGCTGGAAAACGATGCAGACTTCCAGCAATATTTAGCGCCGGTTCAAGCCTACCGCGAGCGTTACGGCGTGATTTAA
- a CDS encoding MJ0042-type zinc finger domain-containing protein codes for MPLCVCPHCSTQLWVKDSQLNLAQGYVVCRTCQGLFQARSHTRPTPENFNPDLFPSAGSDTKLVHKIGPQVRAQRQLSRQEIAELLDSLLNQQNRAPAALPPPPQAKETNWTLPCMVALTVLIIQIFYLTIIL; via the coding sequence ATGCCTTTATGCGTTTGCCCGCATTGCAGCACCCAGCTTTGGGTAAAAGACAGCCAGCTCAATTTGGCGCAAGGCTATGTGGTTTGCCGCACCTGCCAAGGCTTGTTTCAAGCACGCAGCCACACGCGCCCGACACCGGAAAATTTCAATCCCGACCTGTTCCCCTCAGCCGGAAGCGACACCAAACTGGTACACAAAATCGGCCCGCAAGTGCGCGCCCAGCGCCAGCTTTCCCGCCAGGAAATCGCCGAGCTGCTCGACAGCCTGCTCAACCAGCAAAACCGCGCTCCCGCCGCACTGCCGCCTCCGCCCCAAGCCAAAGAAACCAACTGGACGCTGCCCTGCATGGTGGCGCTTACCGTGTTGATTATCCAGATTTTTTACCTGACCATCATTCTCTAA